A stretch of the Capsicum annuum cultivar UCD-10X-F1 chromosome 8, UCD10Xv1.1, whole genome shotgun sequence genome encodes the following:
- the LOC107839000 gene encoding elongation factor 2, producing the protein MVKFTAEELRRIMDFKHNIRNMSVIAHVDHGKSTLTDSLVAAAGIIAQEVAGDVRMTDTRADEAERGITIKSTGISLYYEMSDDSLKNFKGERNGNEYLINLIDSPGHVDFSSEVTAALRITDGALVVVDCVEGVCVQTETVLRQALGERIRPVLTVNKMDRCFLELQVDGEEAYQTFQRVIENANVIMATYEDPLLGDVQVYPEKGTVAFSAGLHGWAFTLTNFAKMYASKFGVDESKMMERLWGENFFDPATKKWTTKSTGTASCKRGFVQFCYEPIKQIINTCMNDQKDKLWPMLQKLGVTMKSDEKDLMGKALMKRVMQTWLPASTALLEMMIYHLPSPSTAQKYRVENLYEGPLDDAYANAIRNCDPEGPLMLYVSKMIPASDKGRFFAFGRVFAGKVSTGMKVRIMGPNYVPGEKKDLYVKNIQRTVIWMGKKQETVEDVPCGNTVAMVGLDQFITKNATLTNEKEVDAHPIRAMKFSVSPVVRVAVQCKVASDLPKLVEGLKRLAKSDPMVVCSIEESGEHIIAGAGELHLEICLKDLQDDFMGGAEIIKSDPVVSFRETVLEKSSRTVMSKSPNKHNRLYMEARPMEEGLAEAIDDGRIGPRDDPKVRSKILAEEFGWDKDLAKKIWCFGPETTGPNMVVDMCKGVQYLNEIKDSVVAGFQWASKEGALAEENMRGICFEVCDVVLHADAIHRGGGQVIPTARRVIYASQLTAKPRLLEPVYLVEIQAPEQALGGIYSVLNQKRGHVFEEMQRPGTPLYNIKAYLPVIESFGFSGTLRAATSGQAFPQCVFDHWEMMSSDPLESGSQAQQLILDIRKRKGLKEQMTPLSEFEDKL; encoded by the exons ATGGTGAAGTTCACAGCTGAAGAGCTTAGAAGGATTATGGACTTCAAGCATAACATTCGTAACATGTCTGTTATTGCTCATGTGGACCATG GAAAATCTACCCTTACTGATTCTCTGGTGGCGGCTGCTGGTATCATTGCTCAGGAAGTTGCAGGTGATGTCAGAATGACAGATACACGTGCAGATGAGGCTGAGCGTGGTATCACCATCAAGTCCACTGGTATTTCACTTTACTACGAGATGAGTGATGACTCCTTGAAAAACTTCAAGGGAGAGAGAAATGGGAACGAGTACCTCATCAACCTCATCGATTCACCTGGGCATGTTGACTTCTCATCTGAAGTGACTGCTGCTCTTCGTATTACTGATGGTGCGCTTGTTGTGGTTGATTGTGTAGAAGGTGTGTGTGTCCAGACGGAGACTGTGCTCCGTCAGGCCCTTGGTGAAAGGATTCGTCCTGTCTTGACAGTTAACAAGATGGACAGGTGTTTCCTTGAGCTGCAGGTTGATGGAGAGGAGGCCTATCAGACATTCCAAAGAGTTATTGAGAATGCTAATGTTATTATGGCTACATATGAGGATCCTCTTCTTGGTGATGTCCAGGTTTACCCTGAGAAAGGTACTGTTGCTTTCTCTGCTGGATTGCATGGTTGGGCTTTCACTCTCACCAATTTTGCCAAGATGTATGCTTCCAAATTCGGTGTTGACGAGTCTAAAATGATGGAAAGGCTGTGGGGTGAGAACTTTTTTGACCCTGCCACCAAAAAGTGGACCACCAAGAGCACCGGGACAGCTTCATGCAAGCGTGGGTTTGTTCAGTTCTGCTATGAGCCAATCAAGCAGATTATCAACACTTGCATGAATGATCAGAAAGATAAACTCTGGCCAATGTTGCAGAAGCTTGGTGTAACCATGAAATCTGATGAAAAAGATTTGATGGGCAAGGCACTGATGAAGCGTGTGATGCAGACCTGGCTTCCCGCAAGTACTGCTCTTCTAGAAATGATGATATACCATCTTCCATCTCCTTCCACAGCTCAAAAATATCGTGTGGAGAACCTCTACGAGGGACCTCTTGATGATGCGTATGCCAATGCCATCAGGAACTGTGACCCAGAAGGGCCGCTTATGCTTTATGTATCCAAGATGATTCCAGCATCTGACAAGGGTAGATTCTTTGCTTTTGGTCGTGTATTCGCTGGGAAGGTTAGTACTGGTATGAAGGTTAGAATCATGGGTCCTAACTATGTTCCTGGTGAAAAGAAGGATTTATATGTTAAGAATATTCAGAGAACTGTTATTTGGATGGGTAAGAAGCAAGAAACTGTTGAGGATGTTCCTTGTGGTAACACTGTTGCCATGGTCGGTTTAGATCAATTTATTACCAAGAATGCAACTTTGACCAATGAAAAGGAAGTCGATGCCCACCCAATCAGAGCAATGAAGTTTTCTGTCTCACCAGTCGTGCGTGTTGCTGTTCAGTGCAAGGTTGCATCTGACCTTCCCAAGCTTGTTGAAGGGTTAAAACGTCTGGCAAAGTCTGATCCTATGGTTGTTTGTTCTATTGAAGAGTCTGGAGAGCATATCATTGCTGGTGCTGGAGAACTCCACCTTGAGATCTGCCTGAAGGACTTGCAGGATGACTTCATGGGTGGTGCTGAAATTATAAAATCTGATCCTGTTGTGTCCTTCCGAGAGACGGTTCTCGAGAAGTCTAGTCGTACTGTGATGAGCAAGTCCCCTAACAAGCATAACCGTTTGTACATGGAAGCTAGACCGATGGAAGAAGGGCTTGCGGAGGCTATTGATGACGGACGCATTGGCCCGAGGGATGATCCCAAAGTTCGTTCCAAGATCTTGGCTGAGGAGTTTGGTTGGGACAAAGATCTTGCAAAGAAAATTTGGTGCTTTGGTCCAGAGACCACTGGTCCCAACATGGTGGTGGATATGTGTAAGGGAGTTCAGTACCTGAATGAAATTAAGGATTCTGTTGTTGCTGGTTTCCAGTGGGCTTCGAAGGAAGGTGCTTTGGCTGAAGAGAACATGAGAGGTATTTGCTTTGAAGTCTGTGATGTTGTTCTTCATGCTGATGCTATTCACAGGGGTGGTGGCCAAGTTATTCCCACTGCTAGGAGGGTTATCTATGCTTCTCAGCTTACTGCCAAACCCCGCCTATTGGAGCCTGTTTACCTTGTGGAGATTCAGGCTCCAGAGCAAGCCCTCGGCGGCATCTATAGTGTTCTTAACCAGAAGCGTGGACATGTGTTTGAGGAGATGCAGAGGCCAGGAACCCCTCTTTATAATATCAAGGCATACCTTCCCGTTATAGAGTCATTTGGATTTTCAGGTACCTTGAGAGCTGCTACTTCAGGTCAAGCTTTCCCACAATGTGTGTTTGATCATTGGGAAATGATGTCATCCGACCCATTGGAATCTGGCTCACAAGCTCAGCAACTTATCCTTGATATCCGCAAGAGGAAGGGGTTGAAGGAGCAAATGACCCCTCTATCCGAGTTTGAGGACAAGCTTTAA